In Brassica napus cultivar Da-Ae chromosome C2, Da-Ae, whole genome shotgun sequence, the sequence GAAACATGccagaagaagacaaaagatgTTAATGAGGGGTAATCTGGGTAATATGGTGGTAACAGCAAAAATGGCACCACACCAATGTGGGGCCCAGTTTCaattgcttttatttatttatatatcatttcaACGTTGCTACTCTCGGTATCGTCTGCTGGTCACTCTAATATCTTGCTCCCCAAGCATCGCAGAGAAGCCTATCGAGCTGGGAGAGAATCTAGAGGAAAGGAAGGAGAAGCGAGAGCTGTTACTTTTTGTCTCTGAGATTGAGGTAAAGTAGAATCTTCATTTCGATTTCTCTCAAGGTTTGCTTGCTTAATCTCTGGAATCTCTTCTCTGCCGCGTCGTTTTATCTGGTTTAGTGATGACTCATCGCATCTCTATCTATGGTTTCTGATTTCGTTGATCAAGTTGCTTTTGCCTCTGTCTTCTTGTTCGCTGTGGAAAAAATTGAGGTCTGGTTTTGCTTTCGCAGATGAAGGATTTTAAATTGTGATGGAATCTCTTTATTCCAAGTTCAGTTTCGCTGATCAGCGACTTTGAATATTGTAATCTATTCTTTGAATAATCTCTTACTTTAAAGTTCAGTTTCGCTGATCAATGATTTAGGATCCGTTAGCGACATGagctatatatatagtttttagatTCAGGATCGAAGTTGATGATATTTCGAATCCTATAGCGAAGAATCATCAGGTTCCATGGTTTGAGACTTTGAGTTTACTTTCTCTGCTTTTACGGCATCATCGATTGGTTTGATTTTAGGTGATAATAGTCTTGAGGTTCCATTGTTTCGAGACTCAGCTCTCACGATCTAACTACATTGTATCACTGCTTCTacgtttgttttggttttttttttttatctggaTTAGTCATTGTCTCGTTCTAGAGATAAGTGAGTTTGATTTAGGTGATATAATCTTTATGTTCCATTGTTTTCGAGGCTCATCTCTCACGATCTGGCTGTTGTATCACTGCTTCTACGTTTGTTTTGCTTCTGAGGCATGTTTTTAATCTGAATCGAGTTCATTGTCTCCTTCTTTCCATATCTGGAGATAGTGAGTTTACTTTCTCTGCTTTTACGGcatgttttttctttaatcTGGATTGAGTCATTGTATCTGTTATTTCCATATCTAGAGATAAGTGAGTTTACTTTCTACGGCATCATCGATTGGTTTGATTTGGGTGATATAATCTTCATGGTCCATTGTTTTTGAGACTCAGCTCTCATGACCTATCACTGTTTCTATGTTTCTTTTTGCTTCTTAAGCATGTTTTTAATCTGAACTGAGTCATTGTCTCCTTTACTTTCTCTGCATCGGTCGTTGAGGCTCGTCTCTCACAACATAACTGTTGTTTTTGAGGCTCGGCTCTCACAACATAACTGTTGTTGTATCACTGGTTCTGTGCTTTTGTTTGCTTGCTgaagcatgtttttttttaacatccgCCTCTACAAAGCTTATAAGGGACCTTTATGAGCCAGTGTGCGTTTGGTTATGTCTTCTTCTTacattggtttttggttttgcttaCCTGCAGAGATGGATCCCAAGCAACCAGTGGTTCTGCAGCTTTTAGAGAGCTTGAAAGATTCATACATGAGCAATGATTTCAAGACATGTCAACAGTTGTTGGGTCAGCTCAAGGTTGGATTGATTCACTCTCATTTCAGATCTTCAGACACTTTTATTTCTTCAGGACATTGTGGATCAAAAGGCAAGTCTTGATGGAACAGATAATGAACAACAACAACTTGGAGAATTGAGCAATCCTCCTCTTGACATGAAGTCAGTCGACCCCAGTCTTTGGGAGGTAGAGGATGCAGAGGATGATCAGGATCAAGAGCTTGATGACTATAACAAGATCCCTTATGATGCAGAATGGATCGCCAAAACCAATTGCGTGGAGTACCCTGCAACTATCGATGTCAAGGAAGATAATAAAGAGGAGGATAATGCAAAAGAGGATGAAGAGGAGGATGATGATTCTGGCGCAGAAGAGGATGAAGAGTATGTAGTGGATGAAGAGAGCTCGGAAGAGGatgaagaggatgatgatgcAAAAGAGGATGATGATTCTGATGCAGAAAAGGATGAAGATTATGAAGTGGATGAAGAGGAGGATGATGATTCTGgctcagaagaagatgaagaaatccAGCAGCCTTTACGTCGATCATCGCGGATCAAGAATGTTAAGTAGTGCGCACAGTTTGGAGACGCAGATACCTTGATTCCAGCAAAACCCTCTACTCTCTCACTACTCTCTTTCAACACATGATTTTGAAACTCATCTTCATAATCTCTGCATCATTTCCATAACATCAGTTTAGTAGTTTACCACGTAAGAAGCTTTCTATATTCTTGTATCTAGCTAGCGTTCTAATTTCTAAACATGAAGTAGGAATGTGAGGAACGCCCATTTACACAacttctcatatatatatacacgtagCTCCTTCTTTTCCAAGTATCTCATGCTTCTCATATATATACACGTAGTAGATTGTCTTATTGATTCTCTCTTACTTCTTAATATAAAAACCATGAAGAGAATACGATAATATATAACGATatatccattaaaaaaaaaagttaaaaccaaAGGCAATATAACGATATTCATTTCCCTTGCATTCTCTCTTACATTTTATTATGTATGATTTTGTTCGTACAAGGCTTGCTTTGGTTTGTTATGAATATCTAATGTTGTTATGTGTAGTTCAAAGAAGAGTCTCGTATGGACGAGTCTCCTAAAgctattttgaaagaaaacaaTATAGTTTAAGAAAGTCATGTAAACAAATTGATTGAAATTATTGGAGATATATTGAGTTTAATCAAAGcacaaatcaatatttttttggaacTGATAACCAAATATATC encodes:
- the LOC106428009 gene encoding glutamic acid-rich protein-like; amino-acid sequence: MDPKQPVVLQLLESLKDSYMSNDFKTCQQLLGQLKDIVDQKASLDGTDNEQQQLGELSNPPLDMKSVDPSLWEVEDAEDDQDQELDDYNKIPYDAEWIAKTNCVEYPATIDVKEDNKEEDNAKEDEEEDDDSGAEEDEEYVVDEESSEEDEEDDDAKEDDDSDAEKDEDYEVDEEEDDDSGSEEDEEIQQPLRRSSRIKNVK